From one Amycolatopsis sp. FDAARGOS 1241 genomic stretch:
- a CDS encoding IclR family transcriptional regulator, translating to MARWTTGESVLARGARVLEAFDAEHRVLTVAEIARKAGLPVPTVHRLVAQLLDVGFLEREQRHRVRIGLHLWELASLGARALDLREAAMPYLEDVHVATRQHTQLSVLEGKDVLVVEWLKARKVLKQLILHAGRRVPAHVVAGGAVLLAHAGKELQDEVLAGPLARFNDKTPTEPEELRRLWAYAKKHGYVVCDGFVSPNAVSVAVPVTGREGEVVAAIGVVVPADDAQPMALVPVLLAAAHGIGRALRSTVAEPPTRMWPFRPPV from the coding sequence GTTCGACGCCGAGCACCGGGTGCTCACGGTCGCCGAGATCGCGCGGAAGGCGGGCCTGCCGGTGCCGACGGTGCACCGGCTCGTGGCGCAGCTGCTCGACGTCGGGTTCCTGGAACGTGAGCAGCGGCACCGCGTCCGGATCGGTCTGCACCTGTGGGAGCTGGCGTCGCTGGGCGCGCGGGCACTGGATCTGCGGGAAGCCGCGATGCCGTACCTGGAGGACGTGCACGTCGCGACGCGGCAGCACACGCAGCTGAGCGTGCTGGAAGGCAAGGACGTGCTCGTCGTCGAGTGGCTGAAGGCGCGCAAGGTCCTCAAGCAGCTGATCCTGCACGCCGGGCGCCGTGTGCCGGCGCACGTGGTGGCGGGCGGTGCGGTGCTGCTGGCGCACGCGGGCAAGGAACTGCAGGACGAGGTCCTCGCGGGACCGCTCGCGCGCTTCAACGACAAAACGCCCACGGAGCCGGAGGAATTGCGGCGGTTGTGGGCGTACGCGAAGAAGCACGGCTACGTCGTCTGCGACGGGTTCGTGAGCCCCAACGCGGTGAGCGTCGCGGTGCCTGTCACCGGGCGGGAGGGTGAGGTCGTGGCCGCGATCGGGGTCGTGGTGCCGGCCGACGACGCGCAGCCGATGGCGCTCGTGCCCGTCCTCCTCGCAGCGGCGCACGGGATCGGGCGCGCGTTGCGGTCGACCGTGGCCGAACCGCCGACGCGGATGTGGCCCTTCCGTCCTCCTGTGTGA
- a CDS encoding Rieske 2Fe-2S domain-containing protein, translating into MDVGTAYGRKPGQSLLELTQVGPGTPYGEVLRRYWQPVALSTDATTTPKRLRILGEDLVLFRTRRGAAGLLAPDCAHRGASLFYGGVEDDGIRCCYHGWVFDTEGRCLEQPCEPELGRHRDRVRQPWYPVREYHGLVFAYLGPPDRKPAFPVYDVLENLGEGEAVYADDKSFGAGGPAEVDFNWLQHWENVMDQFHIPILHARFSGNQFIPEMAVLPECTFSYTEQGVRVTAMRDFSDGRVLTRLTDVVFPNIRLIPGPRLTVVGPTPIVGWAVPFDDTHFKVFTLFRATNPDYLATESLKLGDGKNWHELTEEEHQRYPSDYEAQKSQGPTAVHSREFLTTTDQGVAMLRRMMAKQIKAVADGGDPVGVVREGETTTYHVLAGSYFDGVPAASR; encoded by the coding sequence ATGGACGTCGGCACCGCGTACGGACGCAAGCCCGGCCAGTCGCTGCTGGAGCTGACCCAAGTCGGGCCCGGCACGCCCTACGGCGAGGTCCTGCGCCGCTACTGGCAGCCCGTCGCGTTGTCGACCGACGCCACCACGACCCCGAAGCGCCTGCGGATCCTCGGTGAGGACCTCGTCCTGTTCCGCACCCGCCGCGGCGCGGCCGGGCTGCTCGCGCCCGACTGCGCCCACCGCGGCGCGTCGCTGTTCTACGGCGGTGTGGAGGACGACGGCATCCGCTGCTGTTACCACGGCTGGGTCTTCGACACCGAGGGCCGCTGCCTCGAGCAGCCGTGCGAGCCGGAGCTGGGCCGCCACCGCGACCGCGTGCGCCAGCCGTGGTACCCGGTTCGCGAGTACCACGGTCTGGTCTTCGCCTACCTCGGCCCGCCGGACCGCAAGCCCGCGTTCCCCGTCTACGACGTGCTGGAGAACCTTGGCGAGGGCGAAGCCGTGTACGCCGACGACAAGAGCTTCGGCGCCGGCGGCCCCGCGGAGGTGGACTTCAACTGGCTGCAGCACTGGGAAAACGTGATGGACCAGTTCCACATCCCGATCCTGCACGCGCGGTTCTCGGGCAACCAGTTCATCCCGGAGATGGCCGTGCTGCCCGAGTGCACGTTCTCCTACACCGAGCAAGGCGTCCGCGTGACGGCGATGCGCGACTTCTCAGATGGCCGCGTGCTCACGCGCCTGACCGACGTCGTGTTCCCCAACATCCGCCTGATCCCCGGCCCGCGGCTGACCGTGGTGGGGCCGACGCCGATCGTCGGCTGGGCGGTGCCGTTCGACGACACCCACTTCAAGGTGTTCACCCTGTTCCGCGCCACGAACCCCGACTACCTGGCGACCGAGAGCCTGAAGCTCGGCGACGGCAAGAACTGGCACGAGCTCACCGAAGAGGAGCACCAGCGCTACCCGAGCGACTACGAGGCGCAGAAATCGCAGGGGCCGACCGCCGTGCACTCGCGCGAGTTCCTGACCACGACCGACCAGGGCGTCGCGATGCTGCGGCGCATGATGGCCAAGCAGATCAAGGCGGTCGCCGACGGCGGTGACCCGGTGGGCGTCGTGCGCGAGGGCGAGACCACGACGTACCACGTGCTGGCGGGCAGCTACTTCGACGGCGTGCCGGCGGCTTCGCGGTGA